TTGTCTCTGCAGAGATTtctgtgcttttattttttcaggGACTTGCTTCATTTTCCCTAATGTCTTCTACTGACCATATATGTTCTGTTTATGAGAATGATGTAAGAATCCCAGGTACCACAAAGCCACACAGAGGGAAATGGGATAAAGGGGCAGAGTGAATCAAGGATGGTAGATGGCAATGAATCTCATCTGCTAAGAAGTCCATAGATTCTAACCTGCCAATGGTctggaagatggcacaggactaggcaacatttcctGCTGTAATAGATAAGGGGGCCATGAGTCCGAGCCAACTcaatgcaactaacaacaataataaggaGGAGTCAATAGGAGAACAGATGTGGAAGATAGGAAATAAAACACAAGACAGAGTGAAAAAGCCTGTAGATCTTAACATGAGATACTTAAAAGTTTCATCTATGTCCTGAAGACAGCTTCAATTCCTGTGTGTGAAATAAGCAACTGTAAAATAGAGTGCCAGATGCACACAACTTAGGGATTCCTGAGTCACTTGTCTATCAGCAACTTTTATGCATAGAAGGAGTAATAAAATAAAAGTTGAGGCTAATGAGTGtcgaaatgcaaaaaaaaaggaggaacaaAAATGTTATTTTCAATGGCACCATAGATACACATTCATACTTCAAGTTTGATTAAGACACAGTGTGTGCACTTTGTGTGTGCGTTGATGACATATATAtgctacccactgccatcgagtcgattctgactcatagcgaccctataggacagagtagaactgccccatagagtttccaaggagtgcctggtggatttgaactgccgacctcttggataTATACATATGCTATGTGACGTTAAGAATCTCTTTTATAATTCCCACTTTGTCTATACATTAATGAATCATTTTGGGGCTTAGATATACACAAAGCAGACAATCTGATGTTTTGAATAGATGAGGCTTAAATGACATTGTAAATAGTTCCTTTGAGTTCTAGTTTTGGACTTTATtgttcctctcttccttcttctccctTTCTGTTCTCTTTCATTCTATCTTCCCTTTCAATAAAGCCAATGGACATACTCCTCCTTGCAACCCATATTCCGTGACAGTATTTTATAACAAGTGTATATTTTAACTGAAAACATGTAAAATATTGTTACATTTTGCTCTAGCTTAATTAAGAGTATTCAAGCTTTTATAATTTTTCACCTCAACAATGACATTTTTGAGTACATACCAtcaacacatatatatgtatatattttctagGTTTAATTATACATGATTATTTATATactataaaacttaaaaaatatagaacTTAAAAGAATGGGATATAATAATATACATATAGGAATTCTACTATTGTTTTCATACCAATAAATCAGCATGTGCATCCCCTCAGGGTATGCATCCTCAAGTTGGAACTACCGTGCCGATACTCAGATCCTTATTTCAGATCAGAGTGACAAATATTCTTCTTATTTAAACCAGCTTGAAGGTTTGATTGCCCTTCTGTGGCTCAAGCCAGCTGGATAACTTCTTCTGTGACATCCCACAGGTCATCAAGCTGGCCTGCACAGACATCTTTGTGGTGGAACTCATTATAGTCTTCAAAAATAGCTTGCTTATCTTCTTCTGTTTGCTAATCTTTTTGGTCTCCTATTCAGTCATCTTCTGCCATGTACGTAGGTCCACTTCTGAAGGAAAGAGCAAGGCCCTGTCCACATGTACAACTCACATAATTATTATATTTCTCACGTTTGGACCTTTCATGTTCATCTACACTTGCCCCCTCAGGACCTTACCAGTTCGCAAGAGATAAAACCCAACTTCTTTTACCCAAGAGTAAAcccaacttcttttttttctttttagatcaacATTCCTAAGATCAATTTACATACAGGATACGTACCATTGTTGTATAATTCAAGTCTTCACAAATAGACGTGCATAACCACTAcaataaattatggaatatttCAGTCACCTTAAAAATGCCAATATTCCTCTCTGCTGTCAATTTCTTCACCACAttccaacaaaaaacaaaaaacctcaatatctggggttaattttttttatcaattAGGAAAATTTTAATATGTCTCAAGCAAATTAAGAGCAGAGTTCTACATGAGAGAACAGTTAGACAGAAGCACAGGATTGAAGTGGAAGAAGAATATGGGTTGGGGACCTAGGTGTTGGCAATAATGAAATTTAGAAGAATGAGGATAGAAGAGATTTCTTAGCTTGTGGGAAAATAATGGTCTAACATGAATGTGAACTATCTTGCTTTTGCGTTGAGAAGAACTGTGGTGCATATGAAATAGATGGAAATAAACTCTCCCCTCCTTGATGTTCTGTAGGCAAAAGAAATGGAGATAAGAAATGGCACATTGGTGACAGAATTCATCCTCCTTGGTCTTACCCAATCTCGACATATTCAGCTGCTGGTCTTTGTGTTGATCTTTATTTTCTACCTCATCATCCTCCCTGGAAATTTCCTTATCATCCTCACCATCAAATCAGACCCTGGTCTCTCAGCCCCACTCTACTTCTTCCTGGGCAACCTGGCCTTCCTTGATGCATCCTACTCCTTCATTGTGGCTCCCAGGATGCTGGCAGACTTCCTCTCTGAGAAGAAGGTGATTTCCTACAGATGCTGTATCACTCAGCTCTTCTTCTTGCACTTCCTTGGAGGAGGGGAGGGGTTACTTCTTATTGTGATGGCATTTGACCGCTACATTGCCATATGTCAGCCTTTACACTATTCAACTGTCATGAGCCCTAGGGCCTGCTGTGCATTATTGTTGGCTTTGTGGTTTGGGGGCTTTGTCCACTCCATTATCCAGATAGCTCTCATCCTTCACTTGCCCTTCTGTGGCCCAAATCAGCTGGATAACTTCTTCTGTGATGTCCCGCAGGTCATCAAGCTGGCCTGTGCAGACACCTTTGTGGTGGAGCTGCTTATGGTCTTCAATAGTGGTTTGCTCACACTCCTGTGTTTCCTAGGCCTTCTGGTCTCCTATGCGGTCATCCTCTTCCACGTGCATAGGTCTTCTTCTGAAGGAAAGAGTAAGGCCCTGTCCACATGCACAACTCACATAATTATTATATTTCTCATGTTCGGACCTTCCATCTTCATCTACACTCGCCCCTTCAGGGCCTTGCCAGCTGACAAGGTGGTTGCCTTCTTTCACACAGTGATCTTTCCTTTGATGAATCCTGTGATTTATACCCTTCGAAACCAGGAAGTGAAAACTTCCATTAGGAGGTTGTTGAGTAGACATGTAATGTGCTAAATGGATTTTATAAAGAGAACTCAAGAAACGGGAAATTCCAGCTGAAAATCATTCATCTAGCAAATACTAGTTTTTAGTCAATGATTCCCATTTGTCAGGTTCTATTGTTGGCACCAGACAAATGGGTGGCATTCAATAAAAACTATTATTTGCTAAATGAACGAATAATTTCCAGCTGgaaggaactgactcaatggcaataggtttggtttttggtttattgtaggCACTGGGTAGAGAGTTATGCATACTGAGAGAAAAAACTGTGTATAtttaaagaatataaagaaaatcaTGCTGATTGATAATGAGCATGTATGAGATATTTAAGAATTAAATTTATTATAACTGTAAGGTCAAATCATGTAAGGTCTTTGAGGTTGAGATAAGGAGTTTAATTATATTCTAACTGCAGTTAAGAATCCATTTTAAGATTTAACATAAGAGAGTGACTCAGCTACAATTGATTGTTTTCTCTGTGGCTTAGGGCAACATCCTCAAGATTCTGGGCAGAGATCAATAAGCCGTAAAATGTCATTAAGAGCCAAATGTCCTGATAGCAGGTATGTCTTCAAAGaaactgttatttttattatcttcaaTTCAAAGTTTAGTAGAGGAATAAGAAAGAAAGCTAATAGGTTTCATGGAAAAATGTgagattatttctttctttttttttttaagcttcctgATTGTTACAAACAggttttcacaaattcttccTGGATGTTAAAGCTTTCCCCAGAATGATTTCACTGTGATTATGATTAtaacatcaagtacatcatacgcAAAGAAAACAAgacgtcattgaaaagacaggaaagagagaaaagatcaaaatggatgtcagaagagactctgaaagttgctcttgaacttagagtagctaaagcaaatggaagaaatgatgaaacaaaggaactgaagagaagatttcaaagggctgcatgagaagacaaagtattataatgaaatgtacaaagacctggaattacaAAACCTAAAGAATAGAATATTTGACATTAATAAAGCTAAAggagctgaagagaaaattcaagcctcaagttgcagtattggagaattctatggggaaaatattggattatggaggaagcatcagaagatggaaggaatacatacagtcactgttccaaaaagaactggtgaaCACAGGATCAGTATGAttgagaaccaactcaatggcacctacaaTGATAACATATGTTGGTAACATTTATACTTATATCTGTCCCATAAACTCTAGGCTCCTGTACCCAGCAACCTGTGTCTCAGCTCCAGTTTCATGTATTAATCTCACTTGGATCGTAAGATATCCTAGACTAGTGAGCTTGGCCACACCTTTCCCTCCATCTCCACTATATTATCTCTGTTAATCACAATTCTATCCTTCCAGTCTATGGCCCAAAGCCTTGGAATCCTAACATTTTGGACACATTTTCTCTCATATTATATATCCAACCTGTTAACAAGTCTGGATTAACTCTACCATCACAAAATTTCTCTCTACCTCCAGTGCTACCTCCTAGGAATAAATCATGGTCATCTCTTGCCTATGTGGTTGCTGTTGCCTCTTTACTGACCATTAGTTCTCTTGTCCCATTTTAGTCTATTCTCAGATGAGCAGCCAGAATGATAGGTTAAAACATTAAGTCAGATCATCTCACTCCTCTTCTCAAAACCCTTAATGACTTCCATCTACTCAAAGTAAGCCAAAGTCCTTCTTTGCTTTCCATAAAGGTCCATAATGCCTTATCCATATGCCCCAACTCCTGCCCTCCTCCTACTCTGACCTCTTATCCTACTATATACTATTTCACTCACTCTGCTCAGCCCCACCACCCTCCTGATCCTTGAATATACCAGGCTTGCTTGTGCCTCTGGAACTTTGATTTGCTGTTACATCTGAGTGTACTTCCTCCAGATAATGGTATGAACCACTCCATAATTTCTATTAAGCCTTTCCTTAAATGTCACCCTCCACATGAGGCCTTTTCTGAACtccttattcaaatttacaacccACTCACAAAACTCCATATTCCCCTTCTCTGCATTTTTGTCTATGTATTTATCACTATTTAATATGTCAtatattcggaaaccctggtgtcatagtgtttaagtgctatggctgctaagcaaaagtttggcagtttgaattcaccaggtgctccttggcagctctatgggacagctctattctgtcctatagggtcactatgagtcaaaatcgcctggactacaatgggtttggttttgggtttttatattctatgtacttTTTTTATTGCCTGTCTTTTTTCACTGTAGTAGATCATCTCCATGAAAGCAGACATTAATTTGTTTTGTCTACTACCTGGCACAAAGAAGAATCTCagtaaataataaagaaattaatTAAAGAATAGATGAAAATAACACCCATTCCACTGCTAAAAAATATCTAATGTTagcattttgttatttttacacatataaaatttaaaaaaatgagttatATTACGCATGTAGTTTACAACTAGTTTTTTCTTAATATAAGAATGTTTTAAATAAGTAAATGCCTATGAAGTAGTCAACTGCCATTTTTTGATCATCATGTTTAAATGATCTCTTGTTTTTGGATATTTAGATTTTTGCTAATAGAAGCTATGTTCATATAAAAGTGTTGTAAATATAACTTTCACACTTATTTATTTTCTGGTGATACATTTTTAGAAGTACAATTACTAGCTCAGAAGATATAAAGATATTTCCAACACTAGTATTTGAACTCTTTTAAAGATTTGCCATTTTGAAAAAAGTATtgcatttattatgattttgaatTTTGATTATTGTCTACcaattaaatgtattttttcatgAGTTCAATTTTAATATGGATTGCTGACTTTACAGaatgtcgttgttagctgccatcaagtttgccccagctcatggtgagcctgtgcacaatgaaacactgcctgatcctgtactatccccatgatcagttttggatcagactgttgagattcatagggttttcactggctaatttctggaagtagatctccaggtctttttcatcctagttcataaggttttcattgcctaaaacctgttcagcaccataacAACACACATGCCTCCACtgacatggaaggcaagaattctaatcACTGAACAACCAATGGCcccttacttttaaaaataagtgtGTCTATTTTATCTATTTGATTTGTAACACCTATTTATATATGAAATAAATGAACTCTGTTatttacattcaatattcttaaccagtccttaaaaaaaaataaaaccaggatTTCTGCTTCTTAtcaagatgaagaaacaggattTAAATTTACCCATCTgcctgaaacaaacaaaaaagtaaaatctacacaacaatgggttttaaaacactgccaagaaaaaaaaaaaaccactgccctcgagttgattccgactcatagccaccctataggatagagtagaaccaccccatagagtttccaaggagcacctggtggagtcgaactgctgacctcttggatagcagccatagcacttaaccactatgccaccagagtttcctaaaaCACTGTACatcaggcaaaaaagaaaaaaaaaaaaagatgagcttTATGATTGCCCTGgattattgccctgagaaaatTTCCTTTTCATCAACCAGTAGGAGCCAGTTGACTCTGTTCAGGAGAGCCAGCTGAGTTTTGAAATTGTTTGGGACCCCTgactccttccattttctttcattttaaatgGAAATGTCATAACTAGTATCCTATGCTTGTCCCAATATTGTATTTCGGTAGCATATAACTTGTTTTCTAGTTTCATAGGTCCACAGATGGAAAGGAATTTTGCTTCAGGATGGATTATACCCAgagttaagagctcagggtgattaccaaaacatcggcagttagaatccacaagcagctccttggaaaccctatggggctgttctactctgtcctttagggtagctTTGAGACAGAAAGGTCTCagtggaaacaggtttggttttggtttcactcATACCTAAATTAGATGAATTAGGTAATGAGATTTGGTCCTTCTGAGCTAATGATACTTAGATTAGATTTTGGACTTGTGTTTATGCTGTAATTGGTTGAGATTTTTGGGGACACTGAGATAAAGTGGATGCATTATGCATGCAGAATGGGTGTGAATTATGGGGGCCAGAAGGTATAttgtggtaggctgaataatggttCCCCAAAGGTTTCCTTGTCTGAATCTCCAAAACCTGTAAATATGTTAAGTTACTTAGCAAAACGGACTTTGCAGGTATGATTAAATTAGAGATTTTGAGATGGGAAGATTTCCTTGGTTATTTGGGTTTGTCAAGTGTGATCATGAGGGTTCTTAGGCGAGGACACAGAAGGGTCAGAATTAGAAAAGACAATGTAATGGTAAGAGAAAGATGTGATTAAAGAGATTAGGAGATGCAGTGGTGCTGACTTAGAAGATGGATGATGGGGCTGTTTGCGTGGATCTATTTTTGGGCTGTGTTtcttgttccattgatctatatgcctATTCTTTTGTCAATGCCATGCACTTGATTATGCTGTAACTTGACCAATtcccattagtccttaaactagcccaagccagatttagCCTGCCCTCATCCAAAAAAGGGCCAGCTGTTACTGCAAATTGGTCTTAACAGAGGAAGCAGCAACAGGTGGAATGGACCAGAAGAAAAATCATCATCTAGATCCTATTCCAAAGCAAGAAGAAGAaccacatcacctcctgttttctggctgctttctagaattttccctccccagtatgcCTGCATGGCTGCCATCTTGGTGttcaaatcacatataagccctgcttccccgtAGCTCGTCCCCGTAGCTCAGGAATTCAGATGTGAGGAACTTTTTCCTGGCTCTTTGCTCTGTGGAAGGCAATaatgttactttctctttctcaaagaccagcATCCAGACAATTGGCAAGTCTGGGCATGCTGGACAAGAATCCACCTTCCTGGGTTCAGTAATAACAACAACTTTACAGTAAGTCTTGAATTCAGGTATTGTGAGTCctctgttattttttgttttttcaatattGGATTGGCTGTTATAGATTAGTTTATTGAT
The window above is part of the Loxodonta africana isolate mLoxAfr1 chromosome 10, mLoxAfr1.hap2, whole genome shotgun sequence genome. Proteins encoded here:
- the LOC100665270 gene encoding olfactory receptor 4N4C-like, which codes for MEIRNGTLVTEFILLGLTQSRHIQLLVFVLIFIFYLIILPGNFLIILTIKSDPGLSAPLYFFLGNLAFLDASYSFIVAPRMLADFLSEKKVISYRCCITQLFFLHFLGGGEGLLLIVMAFDRYIAICQPLHYSTVMSPRACCALLLALWFGGFVHSIIQIALILHLPFCGPNQLDNFFCDVPQVIKLACADTFVVELLMVFNSGLLTLLCFLGLLVSYAVILFHVHRSSSEGKSKALSTCTTHIIIIFLMFGPSIFIYTRPFRALPADKVVAFFHTVIFPLMNPVIYTLRNQEVKTSIRRLLSRHVMC